In Silene latifolia isolate original U9 population chromosome X, ASM4854445v1, whole genome shotgun sequence, the following proteins share a genomic window:
- the LOC141618468 gene encoding uncharacterized protein LOC141618468 produces the protein MFLSIHVNFIRELDSSELQINTEITPVGANPPSTVIAGFIKRVWQTHGVDKVSFLPNDIFLVRFKTKEQQHVVLNTGHLLFDNKPVIIKEWTPDAVLIKHDVQKVPVWMKLHGLEVKFWGNTCLRKLSEEVGRYIMCDDATANRSFFGYARVLIEVQIGQEFPKELLFKDELGSMQKVRVDYDWLPLLCTQCKGMGHDTAQCRKAEGVKPVKRVWKPKTKTDVVPKVAAVPKAVAPAQKQKQTEKVTQVPATPVVTPVAVSTPHSASAQVVTSAVPVPKVTEEPSLPRRILSRMMTQEIPDSSSKHKGGRIWLIWQPSQFVVTVKYITDQLIHSSVYDKLRNINFHFTIVYGLNKDKERESLWEDLGLIRNSVTSAWMVCGDFNSLMHMDERVGGTTVSWNEVAPMRDMVAKCDLVEL, from the exons ATGTTTTTGTCAATTCATGTGAATTTCATACGGGAGTTGGATTCCAGTGAGTTGCAAATTAACACAGAAATTACACCTGTGG GTGCTAATCCACCTAGTACTGTGATTGCTGGATTTATTAAGAGAGTTTGGCAGACTCATGGAGTTGACAAGGTTTCGTTCCTACCTAACGACATTTTTCTGGTTCGTTTTAAGACGAAAGAGCAGCAACATGTGGTCCTCAACACGGGGCATCTTCTCTTTGATAATAAACCTGTGATTATCAAGGAGTGGACACCTGATGCTGTTCTTATTAAGCATGATGTGCAGAAAGTTCCTGTGTGGATGAAACTTCATGGATTAGAGGTTAAATTTTGGGGAAATACTTGTCTAAGGAAACTTAGTGAGGAAGTGGGGCGTTACATTATGTGTGATGATGCCACTGCTAATAGAAGTTTCTTTGGATATGCTCGGGTCCTCATTGAAGTTCAAATTGGTCAAGAGTTCCCAAAGGAGTTACTCTTTAAGGATGAATTGGGAAGTATGCAGAAGGTGAGGGTCGATTATGACTGGTTGCCTCTTCTGTGTACTCAGTGTAAGGGGATGGGGCATGATACTGCTCAGTGCAGGAAAGCTGAGGGTGTCAAACCGGTGAAACGTGTTTGGAAGCCTAAGACCAAAACTGATGTTGTACCTAAGGTTGCTGCTGTACCTAAGGCTGTTGCACCTGCTCAGAAACAAAAACAGACTGAGAAAGTAACCCAGGTTCCTGCAACACCAGTTGTTACCCCTGTGGCTGTGAGTACTCCTCATAGTGCATCAGCTCAGGTGGTCACATCTGCTGTTCCAGTACCAAAAGTAACTGAGGAACCTTCCCTTCCAAGGAGGATTCTATCTCGGATGATGACACAAGAAATCCCTGATAGCAG CAGTAAACATAAAGGGGGGAGAATATGGCTCATATGGCAACCTTCTCAATTTGTGGTGACTGTTAAGTATATCACTGATCAGCTTATACACTCTAGTGTTTATGATAAACTAAGGAATATTAATTTTCATTTCACTATAGTATATGGTCTCAATAAAGATAAGGAAAGAGAAAGCTTATGGGAAGATTTAGGCCTCATTAGAAATAGTGTGACCTCTGCCTGGATGGTGTGTGGAGACTTCAACAGTCTTATGCACATGGATGAAAGAGTTGGTGGCACAACTGTCAGTTGGAATGAAGTTGCGCCTATGAGGGACATGGTAGCAAAATGTGATTTGGTGGAGCTATAA
- the LOC141618470 gene encoding uncharacterized protein LOC141618470: MGAFFTWNNKHEHSSKVYSKIDRVFIDDTWLKQFPDCFAHFLPEGLFDHCPCLIQFHHEGGRKGVPFKYFNMWFMLDNFKQMDNFSDIENITQVTELSLQEFQKKLRTDPLNEGLCASEAACAKELVFLKKARAQYLLQKSKEQWMEEGDENTAFYHNSIKHRRMKNRVNQVKTQNGILCQTQQHIHDAFQDFYVNLLGSSKPVAPINHGIVRKGACLTIEHKKLLLQPVTDEEVRAVMFSIPGTKAPGPDGYSSQFFKDTWAIVGKDVIKAVRSVFTSGKL; the protein is encoded by the exons ATGGGGGCCTTCTTCACATGGAATAATAAACATGAACACTCCTCCAAGGTTTATAGCAAAATTGATAGGGTCTTTATTGATGATACCTGGTTGAAGCAATTCCCGGACTGTTTTGCTCATTTCTTACCTGAAGGGCTCTTTGACCACTGCCCTTGCCTCATCCAATTTCATCATGAAGGAGGTAGGAAGGGGGTACCATTTAAATACTTCAACATGTGGTTTATGTTGGACAACTTTAAGCAGATG GATAATTTCAGTGACATTGAGAATATTACTCAGGTCACGGAATTGTCTTTACAGGAGTTCCAAAAGAAGCTTAGGACAGACCCTCTGAATGAGGGACTCTGTGCCTCTGAGGCTGCCTGTGCAAAGGAGTTAGTTTTTCTCAAGAAAGCTAGAGCTCAATACCTACTACAAAAGTCTAAAGAACAATGGATGGAGGAAGGGGATGAGAATACAGCTTTCTATCATAACAGTATCAAACATAGAAGAATGAAAAACAGGGTTAATCAGGTGAAGACTCAGAATGGGATTTTGTGTCAGACTCAGCAACACATACATGATGCATTCCAGGATTTTTATGTCAATCTTTTAGGGTCTTCCAAACCAGTTGCTCCTATTAATCATGGGATTGTGAGGAAAGGAGCTTGCCTTACAATTGAGCATAAGAAACTGCTGCTTCAACCTGTGACTGATGAGGAGGTCAGAGCTGTCATGTTCTCTATCCCTGGGACCAAAGCTCCTGGCCCAGATGGATACAGCAGTCAGTTCTTCAAAGACACATGGGCAATTGTAGGGAAGGATGTTATCAAGGCTGTTAGGAGTGTTTTCACCTCTGGAAAACTTTGA